One stretch of Roseimicrobium sp. ORNL1 DNA includes these proteins:
- a CDS encoding ATP-binding protein, with amino-acid sequence MSTDAIKCARCGTAIHDLTMEELSSVESIFKRPLMLCDGCIDAPAEQPCSQKRTTNSARPLPPWTSDWTERAIGDLKHFTGEPLAKARQLLPYVEGNGTIAIIGDRGRGKTVMATWFADQRRQKHQPPGTYIRALDLFVAIRKSWLPHSKEDEWSALESFRKTPFLVIDEFQERSDSDWENRLLVNILDHRHGSLLPTLIIANLDMEAFSQAAGPSLVSRISQTGGIVQCRWSNFRSHQPRS; translated from the coding sequence ATGAGCACAGACGCCATCAAATGCGCACGCTGCGGCACCGCCATCCACGATCTCACGATGGAGGAACTCTCCAGCGTGGAGAGCATCTTCAAACGTCCGCTGATGTTGTGCGATGGCTGCATCGATGCCCCCGCGGAGCAGCCATGCAGCCAGAAACGGACCACGAACTCAGCGCGTCCCCTGCCCCCGTGGACATCAGACTGGACGGAGCGGGCCATCGGAGACCTCAAGCACTTCACCGGGGAGCCGCTGGCCAAGGCCCGGCAACTCCTGCCCTACGTCGAGGGAAACGGAACCATCGCCATCATCGGCGACCGTGGCCGCGGCAAGACGGTCATGGCCACGTGGTTCGCTGACCAGCGCCGGCAGAAGCACCAGCCCCCCGGCACCTACATCCGGGCCCTGGACCTCTTCGTCGCCATCCGGAAATCCTGGCTGCCGCACAGCAAGGAGGACGAATGGTCTGCCCTGGAGAGCTTCAGGAAGACGCCCTTTCTCGTTATCGATGAGTTCCAGGAGCGCAGCGATAGCGACTGGGAGAACCGGCTGCTCGTCAATATCCTCGACCATCGCCACGGCAGCCTGCTGCCCACGTTGATTATCGCCAACCTCGACATGGAGGCCTTTTCCCAAGCTGCAGGACCTTCCCTGGTATCCCGCATCAGCCAGACCGGAGGCATCGTGCAATGCCGCTGGAGCAATTTCAGGTCGCACCAACCACGCTCCTGA